A stretch of Gossypium hirsutum isolate 1008001.06 chromosome A06, Gossypium_hirsutum_v2.1, whole genome shotgun sequence DNA encodes these proteins:
- the LOC107943431 gene encoding cytochrome P450 90A1 isoform X1: MFEVLVEVGPYGLCLYAILGVGAFVFVASELWKKMVLRQLNGEYSGTSNIPPGSLGLPFIGETIQFMAAINGDKGFYDFVRVRSERYGNCFKTNIFGETHVFVKSTESAKTLLNNEQGRFTKRYIKSIAELVGNQSLLCASPHHHKLLRARLINLFSSNSISLLVKQFDQLVADALNGWEHGGTIIVLDEALKITFKAMCKMLLSLESEVELELLQEDVSQVCKAMLAFPLRFPRTGFYKGLQARKRIMSTLEKIISRRRTGLDRNSKDFLQCLLAKDDNSSFDGMHRLTDAEIQDNILTMIIAGQDTTASAITWMIKYLGENEEALEAIKAEQRQLAEKTSKKSFLTLDDLNEMPYASKVIKESLRMASVVPWFPRLVLEDCEIEGYKIKKGWNVNIDARSIHLDPILYNEPNNFNPSRFDDEHFCKPYSFLAFGMGARTCLGINMAKAMMLVFLHRLLTTYKWKVMDSDLSIEKWALFSRLRSGCPVQLSHISNTE; encoded by the exons atgTTTGAGGTTTTGGTGGAAGTAGGTCCTTATGGCCTTTGTTTATACGCAATTTTGGGTGTTGGTGCCTTTGTTTTTGTTGCGAGCGAGCTGTGGAAGAAGATGGTGCTGCGGCAGCTTAACGGGGAATATTCCGGGACCAGTAATATTCCTCCGGGGAGTCTAGGGTTGCCGTTTATCGGGGAAACTATCCAGTTTATGGCAGCCATTAATGGTGACAAAGGTTTTTATGACTTCGTACGTGTACGAAGTGAAAG ATACGGGAATTGCTTCAAAACCAACATATTTGGCGAGACGCATGTGTTTGTAAAGAGCACCGAATCAGCCAAAACATTACTAAACAATGAGCAGGGTCGATTCACAAAGAGGTACATAAAGTCAATTGCTGAGCTAGTGGGGAATCAAAGCTTGCTTTGTGCTTCGCCCCACCATCATAAGCTACTTCGTGCGAGGCTAATCAACTTGTTCTCCTCGAATTCCATATCGTTGTTGGTAAAACAGTTCGACCAACTCGTTGCTGATGCTCTTAATGGGTGGGAACATGGTGGCACTATCATAGTACTTGATGAAGCTTTAAAG ATAACATTCAAGGCAATGTGCAAAATGTTGCTAAGTTTGGAAAGTGAAGTAGAGCTAGAGTTATTGCAAGAAGATGTAAGTCAAGTTTGTAAAGCGATGCTTGCATTCCCTTTGAGGTTTCCTCGGACAGGATTCTACAAAGGCCTTCAG GCTAGAAAAAGAATCATGAGCACATTGGAGAAGATCATTAGTAGAAGAAGAACGGGTTTAGACCGTAATTCCAAAGATTTCCTTCAATGTCTATTGGCAAAGGATGACAATTCTAGCTTTGATGGAATGCATAGACTAACAGATGCAGAGATTCAAGATAATATATTGACCATGATTATTGCAG GCCAAGATACAACAGCAAGTGCAATCACATGGATGATCAAGTATCTAGGGGAAAATGAAGAGGCCCTTGAGGCAATCAAG GCTGAGCAACGTCAACTTGCggaaaaaacttcaaaaaagtCATTTCTTACTTTGGACGATCTCAATGAAATGCCCTATGCTTCTAAG GTGATTAAAGAGTCACTGAGAATGGCATCTGTCGTACCATGGTTCCCAAGACTTGTACTCGAAGACTGTGAGATTGAAG GATACAAGATAAAGAAAGGGTGGAATGTGAACATTGATGCTAGATCAATACATCTTGATCCAATACTCTACAATGAACCCAACAACTTCAATCCTTCAAGGTTTGAT GATGAACATTTTTGTAAGCCATACAGCTTCTTAGCATTTGGAATGGGAGCAAGGACTTGCTTGGGAATAAACATGGCTAAAGCTATGATGCTCGTCTTTCTCCACCGTCTACTAACCACATACAA GTGGAAGGTAATGGATTCGGATTTAAGTATTGAGAAATGGGCATTGTTTTCAAGGCTAAGGAGTGGTTGTCCTGTGCAATTGTCACATATTAGTAACACAGAATAA
- the LOC107943428 gene encoding inositol-pentakisphosphate 2-kinase, which translates to MEMVILDKEDAVDWVYRGEGAANLVLAYTGSSPSFIGKVMRIQKSQRKGKSRVNENEVLTAHERLLWREYKELMVWPNREIVQQLYVKHVMSPLLGPQHVDAGMRVRVTKEFLLSVEKNVTCRRPACRIDSSQVDVNRDSVLIISDHSVFMNGSVKGGPCITVEIKPKCGFLPISRFIAEENAVKRTLSRFKMHQELKLHNQEISEYSEYNPLDLFSGSLDRICKAIEALYATPQNNFRVFLNGSIVFGGLGGGAGSTTVLVGEAFEDSLKDVIKADDGMCKTSFIQLVAETVYSSGVLDQLLEVQKLDAYDIEGAIHAYYNIISQPCMVCRELSKDKLSNRHTSLHSIPLEESLKIVKDYLISATVKDCSLMISFRPMVDGDVLSESSHSTVYLGSTKQVFEYKVYFIDLDLKPLKKMEDYYKLDKKIVNCYCQMAKTEHKR; encoded by the exons ATGGAGATGGTGATTTTAGACAAAGAGGATGCGGTTGATTGGGTTTATAGAGGTGAAGGAGCTGCTAATCTTGTTCTCGCTTACACTGGATCATCTCCCTCATTT ATTGGGAAAGTGATGAGAATACAAAAGTCACAACGTAAGGGGAAAAGTAGAGTGAACGAAAATGAAGTTCTAACAGCGCATGAACGGCTTCTTTGGCGAGAATATAAGGAGCTAATGGTGTGGCCAAACAGAGAGATTGTACAGCAGCTTTATGTCAAGCATGTAATGAGCCCATTGTTAGGACCACAACATGTCGATGCCGGG ATGCGTGTTCGTGTAACTAAGGAATTCCTCTTGTCAGTTGAGAAGAATGTGACTTGTCGTCGGCCTGCTTGTCGAATTGATTCATCACAGGTTGATGTGAATCGTGATTCTGTTCTGATCATATCGGATCATTCAGTCTTTATGAATG GTTCTGTTAAAGGTGGACCATGTATAACAGTTGAGATAAAG CCCAAATGTGGATTTCTCCCAATTTCAAGATTCATAGCTGAAGAAAATGCTGTTAAAAGAACTCTAAGTCGATTTAAAATGCACCAAGAACTGAAGTTGCATAATCAAGAG ATTTCAGAATATAGTGAATATAATCCACTGGATTTGTTCTCTGGATCGCTAGACAGGATATGCAAGGCTATTGAAGCTCTATACGCCACCCCTCAGAATAATTTCCGTGTATTTCTGAATGGCTCTATCGTATTCGGGGGCTTGGGTGGTGGTGCAGGCAGTACTACTGTTCTGGTCGGTGAGGCCTTTGAAGATTCACTCAAGGATGTCATTAAGGCAGATGATGGCATGTGCAAAACTAGCTTTATACAGCTTGTTGCTGAGACAGTTTACAGTTCGGGAGTATTAGATCAACTTCTTGAAGTTCAGAAGCTCGATGCTTATGACATTGAAGGGGCAATTCATgcatattataacataatttctCAACCTTGTATGGTTTGTAGAGAACTGAGTAAAGACAAATTATCAAACCGTCATACTTCTTTGCACTCCATTCCTTTGGAAGAAAGCTTGAAGATTGTGAAGGATTATTTGATATCTGCTACTGTAAAGGACTGTAGTTTGATGATTAGTTTTAGACCaatggttgatggagatgtgctATCTGAATCTTCTCACAGTACTGTATATCTAGGATCAACTAAGCAAGTTTTTGAGTACAAG GTGTATTTCATTGATCTGGATTTGAAACCTTTGAAGAAAATGGAGGACTATTACAAGTTAGATAAGAAGATTGTCAACTGTTATTGTCAGATGGCAAAAACTGAGCATAAAAGGTGA
- the LOC107943429 gene encoding probable jasmonic acid carboxyl methyltransferase 2: MQVLHMNKGNGDTSYAKNSTVQSKIISVGKPIMKEAVLEMLCNNVIESMGIADLGCSSGPNSLSVISEIMDTVEAANRLLGRRMVSEYRVFLNDLYSNDFNNIFMSLPAFYDRLKEEKGLECESCFILGAPGSFYGRLFPTNSLHFVHSSSSLHWLSQVPAGLESNDLKRLNKGKLYISKSSPQSVVDAYLLQFRNDFSLFIKSRSRELVAGGRMVLSFMGRSSTDPTTENSCYQWELLAQAIMSLAREGRIEEEKLDSFNAPYYAPCTEEIKDEIQKEGSFTIGRLEAFEIDWDGGAVTDIHTPHGKLSVGRRVAKAIRAVVESMLESHFGIEPDVMDDLFIRYGDIVGTHLSKSRTKYINLVMALTKKW, encoded by the exons ATGCAAGTACTTCACATGAACAAAGGCAATGGGGACACTAGCTATGCAAAGAACTCCACtgttcag AGCAAAATCATATCTGTTGGTAAACCAATCATGAAAGAAGCAGTGCTAGAAATGTTATGCAACAATGTGATAGAAAGCATGGGAATTGCGGACTTAGGTTGCTCGTCGGGACCGAACTCTTTATCAGTAATCTCCGAGATCATGGACACGGTGGAAGCTGCGAATCGTCTTCTCGGTCGTCGGATGGTATCGGAGTACAGGGTATTCTTGAATGATCTTTATAGCAATGATTTCAACAACATATTCATGTCGTTACCAGCATTCTACGATAGACTTAAGGAAGAGAAAGGTCTCGAGTGCGAGTCTTGTTTCATATTGGGTGCCCCGGGGTCTTTCTATGGTAGATTGTTCCCTACTAACAGCTTGCATTTCGTGCATTCTTCTTCTAGTCTTCATTGGCTCTCACAG GTTCCGGCCGGGTTGGAGAGCAATGATCTTAAACGATTGAATAAGGGAAAGCTGTATATTTCAAAGAGCAGCCCACAGAGCGTGGTGGATGCTTACTTGCTGCAGTTTCGAAATGACTTTTCACTGTTTATAAAGTCACGTTCCCGGGAACTGGTTGCAGGCGGCCGCATGGTCCTTTCTTTCATGGGCCGGAGCTCCACCGATCCCACCACCGAAAATAGCTGCTACCAATGGGAGCTGTTGGCCCAAGCAATCATGAGCTTGGCTAGAGAG GGTCGAATTGAAGAGGAAAAACTTGATTCTTTCAATGCCCCATACTATGCTCCATGCACTGAGGAAATAAAAGATGAGATACAAAAAGAAGGGTCCTTCACCATTGGTCGCCTTGAAGCTTTCGAAATCGATTGGGATGGTGGTGCTGTGACCGATATCCATACCCCTCATGGGAAGCTATCGGTCGGACGACGAGTGGCCAAAGCCATCCGAGCTGTTGTTGAATCGATGCTCGAATCTCACTTCGGAATCGAACCTGATGTCATGGATGATTTGTTCATTAGATATGGAGACATTGTTGGGACTCACTTGTCCAAGTCTAGAACCAAGTACATCAATTTGGTGATGGCCCTCACTAAGAAGTGGTAA
- the LOC107943431 gene encoding cytochrome P450 90A1 isoform X2 has protein sequence MFEVLVEVGPYGLCLYAILGVGAFVFVASELWKKMVLRQLNGEYSGTSNIPPGSLGLPFIGETIQFMAAINGDKGFYDFVRVRSERYGNCFKTNIFGETHVFVKSTESAKTLLNNEQGRFTKRYIKSIAELVGNQSLLCASPHHHKLLRARLINLFSSNSISLLVKQFDQLVADALNGWEHGGTIIVLDEALKITFKAMCKMLLSLESEVELELLQEDVSQVCKAMLAFPLRFPRTGFYKGLQARKRIMSTLEKIISRRRTGLDRNSKDFLQCLLAKDDNSSFDGMHRLTDAEIQDNILTMIIAGQDTTASAITWMIKYLGENEEALEAIKAEQRQLAEKTSKKSFLTLDDLNEMPYASKVIKESLRMASVVPWFPRLVLEDCEIEGYKIKKGWNVNIDARSIHLDPILYNEPNNFNPSRFDVEGNGFGFKY, from the exons atgTTTGAGGTTTTGGTGGAAGTAGGTCCTTATGGCCTTTGTTTATACGCAATTTTGGGTGTTGGTGCCTTTGTTTTTGTTGCGAGCGAGCTGTGGAAGAAGATGGTGCTGCGGCAGCTTAACGGGGAATATTCCGGGACCAGTAATATTCCTCCGGGGAGTCTAGGGTTGCCGTTTATCGGGGAAACTATCCAGTTTATGGCAGCCATTAATGGTGACAAAGGTTTTTATGACTTCGTACGTGTACGAAGTGAAAG ATACGGGAATTGCTTCAAAACCAACATATTTGGCGAGACGCATGTGTTTGTAAAGAGCACCGAATCAGCCAAAACATTACTAAACAATGAGCAGGGTCGATTCACAAAGAGGTACATAAAGTCAATTGCTGAGCTAGTGGGGAATCAAAGCTTGCTTTGTGCTTCGCCCCACCATCATAAGCTACTTCGTGCGAGGCTAATCAACTTGTTCTCCTCGAATTCCATATCGTTGTTGGTAAAACAGTTCGACCAACTCGTTGCTGATGCTCTTAATGGGTGGGAACATGGTGGCACTATCATAGTACTTGATGAAGCTTTAAAG ATAACATTCAAGGCAATGTGCAAAATGTTGCTAAGTTTGGAAAGTGAAGTAGAGCTAGAGTTATTGCAAGAAGATGTAAGTCAAGTTTGTAAAGCGATGCTTGCATTCCCTTTGAGGTTTCCTCGGACAGGATTCTACAAAGGCCTTCAG GCTAGAAAAAGAATCATGAGCACATTGGAGAAGATCATTAGTAGAAGAAGAACGGGTTTAGACCGTAATTCCAAAGATTTCCTTCAATGTCTATTGGCAAAGGATGACAATTCTAGCTTTGATGGAATGCATAGACTAACAGATGCAGAGATTCAAGATAATATATTGACCATGATTATTGCAG GCCAAGATACAACAGCAAGTGCAATCACATGGATGATCAAGTATCTAGGGGAAAATGAAGAGGCCCTTGAGGCAATCAAG GCTGAGCAACGTCAACTTGCggaaaaaacttcaaaaaagtCATTTCTTACTTTGGACGATCTCAATGAAATGCCCTATGCTTCTAAG GTGATTAAAGAGTCACTGAGAATGGCATCTGTCGTACCATGGTTCCCAAGACTTGTACTCGAAGACTGTGAGATTGAAG GATACAAGATAAAGAAAGGGTGGAATGTGAACATTGATGCTAGATCAATACATCTTGATCCAATACTCTACAATGAACCCAACAACTTCAATCCTTCAAGGTTTGAT GTGGAAGGTAATGGATTCGGATTTAAGTATTGA